A segment of the Bradyrhizobium sp. CCBAU 53340 genome:
CGAAATCGCCGCGGAAATCTCGTCGACCTGCTGAATTGTGGCGCAGATCGACTGGATGCCAGCCACTGCGCCTGATGTCTCGCCCTGGACGGCCGTCACCTGCGCGCCGATCTCTTCCGTCGCCTTGGCGGTTTGGGTCGCGAGCGCCTTCACCTCGGAGGCGACCACAGCAAAACCGCGGCCGGCCTCGCCCGCGCGCGCCGCCTCGATCGTCGCATTCAATGCCAGCAGGTTGGTCTGGCCGGCGATTCCGTTGATGAAGGCGACGACGTCGCCGATCTTTTGCGCGGCATCCGCTAGGCTCTGCACCCGCGTGTTCGATTGCCGCCCGTCGCTTGCGGCCTTGCCGACCACTTCGGTCGCATGCGCGAGGCGACGGCTGATCTCGGTCATCGACGAGGACAATTCTTCGGCCGCCGCCGCGACCGTCTGCACATTCTCGGAGGCCAGTGCCGAGGCCGATGAGACCGCGCGGGTCTGATTGCGCGACTGTTCGACGATGGCGGACATCGAGCGCGCGGTGTGTTCCATCTCGACCGCAGCCGAAGACACCGTGGTGACGACGTCGCGGATCGATGCCTCGAAATTGTCGGCGAGGGCAGCAAAAGCGCGGCGCTTCTCGGCCTCGGATTGCACCTTGGCCTCGAGCTGATCGGCCTGGAGCTTATCGAAGTTGACGGCGTTGTCGCGGAACACCGCGACCGCCTTCACCATCGCGCCGACCTCATCATCCGCTTTGCTTTCGGGAACGGTGACGTCGAGCCGGCCGTCGGCAAGCTCGCGCATCACGTTCGTGATGGAGAGGATCGGCCGCGAGATGCTGCGGGCGATGAGGTAGCCGACGATAGCGGCGAGGATCAGACCGAGGGCGGCGATGCCGATTGCGAGCATCCAAGCGCGGTCGGCGGCAGCCACGTAGTCGGCATTGTCCATCACCAGCTCGACGGCGCCGAGCGGTCTTCCGGAGAAGTCCTTGATGGGCCCGAGCAGCGCGGCGACCGGTGTCGAGTCGAGCTTGGCCTGTCGCACCGTAAAATCACCGCTCGCGGCGCGGCCGTAATCGGCGGCCTCGAAGAAGCTCTTGCCCTTCAATGTGCCGGCAAACAACTTGAAGCCCGCGCCGTCGGCGAGATGGAAGGCAATGTCGACATGACGGTTGGCCTTGAAATCGTCGAGGAAGGACTGGCCGAAGGTCAGGCCGAATTCCACTGTACCGAGATGCTTACCTCCTTGCGCGATCGGCACCACGCCGCGGATGCCGAGCCCGGCGACGCCGCCTTCGAGGCCGACGACCACCTTGTGGTCCTGGTTGGCGTCGACGACGGTCTTGCGGAAGCTCGAGAGGTCGTCACCGAACTTCGCCGGCTGGTGCACGCGCAGGAAGGACGTCGCTGGCGGCGTATGGAACTGGAACTGCTCGACGCCGTACTCCGACTTGGTGGCGGCGAACACCGGCACGAACAGGCGCGCCAGGGTCTCGCGATCCTGCTTGGCCATCGCCTCCTGCGTCGCCGGCATCGCGGCCACGACCGTGCTCATGGCGGCGGCGCGGTGGGACTCTTCGGCGATTCGCGACAGCAGCGCATCATAATGACTGCGCAGTTCCCGCTGATCGGCGCGGTCGATGATTCCCGCGATGATCCACATGGCGCCGAGTACGGCAATCAGTGCGGTTGCTGCCGCCGTCACCGCCAGCGCCACCGTGATCCGCATCCTGAGGCCGAGGCTCGTCCGCAT
Coding sequences within it:
- a CDS encoding methyl-accepting chemotaxis protein; protein product: MRTSLGLRMRITVALAVTAAATALIAVLGAMWIIAGIIDRADQRELRSHYDALLSRIAEESHRAAAMSTVVAAMPATQEAMAKQDRETLARLFVPVFAATKSEYGVEQFQFHTPPATSFLRVHQPAKFGDDLSSFRKTVVDANQDHKVVVGLEGGVAGLGIRGVVPIAQGGKHLGTVEFGLTFGQSFLDDFKANRHVDIAFHLADGAGFKLFAGTLKGKSFFEAADYGRAASGDFTVRQAKLDSTPVAALLGPIKDFSGRPLGAVELVMDNADYVAAADRAWMLAIGIAALGLILAAIVGYLIARSISRPILSITNVMRELADGRLDVTVPESKADDEVGAMVKAVAVFRDNAVNFDKLQADQLEAKVQSEAEKRRAFAALADNFEASIRDVVTTVSSAAVEMEHTARSMSAIVEQSRNQTRAVSSASALASENVQTVAAAAEELSSSMTEISRRLAHATEVVGKAASDGRQSNTRVQSLADAAQKIGDVVAFINGIAGQTNLLALNATIEAARAGEAGRGFAVVASEVKALATQTAKATEEIGAQVTAVQGETSGAVAGIQSICATIQQVDEISAAISAAVGQQGTATQEIAQNVQQAAARTGEVSQNIAGVTDGIAATGTAAEEVLVSAVELSKQSQRLRDEVDRFLAQIRAA